In Vespula vulgaris chromosome 7, iyVesVulg1.1, whole genome shotgun sequence, a single window of DNA contains:
- the LOC127064981 gene encoding collagen alpha-1(III) chain-like — MRLRLLLIASLAIFHACTAEQGYSYPRPNNPLTPGGPGGDQGGKPGGPGYPATPGGYPSGPPGGPGPSGPGYPGGYPGGYPSPGGPGGPGGPGGSGGYPSGRPGGQGGPGGFPGGGSGGPGGPGGQGGYPGHGGPQGPGGPGGPGGPGGSGGYPSGRPGGSGGPGGYPDGGAGGPGGSGGPGGYPGGRPGGHGGPGGYPDGGAGGPGGPGGPGGYPGGRPGGPGSPGGYPSGGPGGSGGPGGPGGSGGYPSGRPGGPGSPGGYPSGGQGGPGGAGGPGGYPSGGPHGPGGSGGPGSSGGYPSGRPAGPGGPGGPGGSGGYPSGRPGGPGGPGGPGGPGGYPSGGTGGPSGPGGYPSGRPGGSGGPGGPGGPGGYPSGGTGGPSGPGGYPSGRPGGAGGPGGPGGPGGYPNGGPQGPGGYPSGRPGGPGGPGGPGGYSGGESGGPGGQGGQGGSGGYPSGRPGGAGGPGGPGGPGGYPGGGSGGPGGSGGSGGYPNGKPGGSGGYPGGGPQGPGGPGGPGGPGGYPSGGPGGSGGPGGPGSSGGYPSGRPQGPGGTGGPGGPGGPGGFPGGRPGTPGGPGGYPGGGSGGPGGPGGPGGYPGGGSGGPGGPGGYPGGGSGGPGGPGGYPGGGSGGPGGPGGYPGGGSGGPGGPGGYPGGGSGGPGGPGGQSPGGYEEPYDEGDYSAIPGEPGRDYPIYSEVPETSFRCENQQFPGYYADVEAQCQVFHICANNKTYDFLCPNGTIFHQQYFVCVWWNQFDCSTAPNFYYLNENIYDYNIMGGPEMFPGGPGGPGGLPGIGPGGPGGPGGPGGPGSYPGGTGGPGGPGGYPGGKPGGPGGPGGPGGPGGYPSGRPGGPGGPGGPGGYPGGGPQGPGGPGGPGGPGGPSGYPSGRPGGPGGPGGYPDGGAGGPGGPGGPGGYPGGKPGGPGGPGGPGSPGGYPGGGPHGPGGPGGPGGYPGGGPGGPGGPGGYPGGGPGGPGGPGGPGGYPGGRPGGPGGPGSPGGYPSGRPGGPGGPGGSGSPGGYPGGGPGGPGGPGGSGGYPGGKPGGPGGPGSYPGGGPGGPGGPGGPGSYPGGGPGGPGGPGGPGSPGSPGGYPGGGPHGPGGPGGPGSPGSPGGYPGGGSHGPGGTGGPGGPGGPGGYPSGKPGGTGGPGGPGGYPGGGPGGPGGSGGPGSPGGYPGGGPHGPGGAGGPGGSGGPGGYPGSKPGGPGGFPGGGSGGPGGSGGPGGSGYPGGPQYLAPSEPHGPSGPSGPGGPGGPGGPGGPGYRPGGPSFPSGPSRPGGFPDGKPPHGDTPFPPQGPSKPEREYLPPRVG, encoded by the exons CCTCGCTAGCTATCTTTCACGCTTGCACG GCAGAACAGGGTTATAGTTATCCTAGGCCTAACAATCCGCTAACACCAGGTGGGCCAGGTGGCGATCAAGGAGGTAAGCCAGGAGGTCCAGGTTATCCTGCTACTCCTGGTGGCTATCCGTCTGGACCACCCGGTGGACCCGGTCCATCGGGTCCAGGTTATCCAGGAGGCTATCCGGGAGGTTATCCGTCTCCCGGTGGCCCTGGAGGACCCGGTGGTCCGGGAGGATCGGGAGGATATCCTAGCGGGAGACCAGGTGGACAGGGCGGGCCAGGAGGTTTTCCTGGCGGCGGATCCGGAGGACCAGGAGGGCCAGGAGGCCAAGGAGGCTATCCAGGCCATGGAGGACCACAAGGACCAGGTGGACCAGGAGGTCCAGGAGGACCGGGTGGGTCGGGAGGTTATCCCAGCGGGAGACCAGGCGGATCTGGTGGGCCAGGAGGTTACCCTGACGGTGGAGCTGGAGGACCAGGAGGTTCAGGAGGACCGGGAGGCTATCCTGGCGGGAGACCAGGTGGACATGGTGGGCCTGGAGGATATCCCGATGGTGGAGCTGGAGGACCAGGGGGACCAGGGGGACCGGGAGGCTATCCTGGCGGTAGACCAGGAGGGCCAGGAAGTCCTGGAGGTTATCCTAGTGGAGGGCCCGGTGGATCAGGAGGCCCAGGTGGCCCAGGAGGATCCGGAGGCTATCCTAGTGGCAGACCTGGTGGACCAGGAAGCCCTGGAGGCTATCCTAGCGGTGGACAAGGCGGGCCAGGAGGAGCAGGAGGTCCAGGAGGTTATCCCAGTGGGGGGCCACATGGTCCAGGAGGATCAGGAGGTCCAGGGAGCTCAGGTGGCTATCCTAGCGGAAGGCCTGCAGGACCAGGAGGGCCAGGAGGCCCAGGAGGCTCTGGTGGCTACCCTAGTGGCCGGCCCGGTGGTCCAGGAGGACCAGGAGGGCCAGGAGGTCCAGGAGGCTATCCTAGTGGAGGAACAGGAGGACCAAGTGGGCCTGGAGGATATCCGAGTGGCAGACCAGGTGGATCTGGAGGACCAGGAGGTCCCGGAGGTCCAGGAGGCTATCCTAGTGGAGGAACAGGAGGACCAAGTGGGCCTGGAGGATATCCCAGTGGCAGACCAGGTGGAGCTGGAGGACCGGGAGGTCCCGGAGGTCCAGGAGGCTATCCCAATGGAGGCCCACAAGGACCAGGAGGTTATCCTAGTGGCAGACCAGGAGGACCAGGAGGACCAGGAGGACCAGGAGGTTATTCTGGTGGAGAATCCGGAGGGCCAGGAGGACAAGGAGGACAAGGAGGGTCGGGAGGTTATCCTAGTGGCAGGCCAGGAGGAGCAGGTGGACCAGGAGGACCAGGAGGACCAGGAGGTTATCCCGGTGGTGGGTCTGGAGGGCCAGGAGGATCAGGAGGGTCTGGCGGCTATCCTAATGGTAAACCAGGTGGTTCTGGAGGATATCCAGGTGGTGGACCACAAGGTCCCGGTGGACCAGGAGGGCCGGGAGGGCCAGGAGGTTATCCTAGCGGTGGGCCAGGTGGATCTGGTGGTCCAGGCGGTCCAGGAAGTTCTGGAGGCTATCCCAGTGGTAGACCACAAGGACCTGGTGGTACAGGAGGGCCAGGAGGGCCAGGAGGGCCTGGGGGTTTTCCTGGTGGTAGACCTGGTACACCAGGAGGACCAGGAGGTTATCCCGGTGGAGGATCCGGAGGTCCGGGTGGACCAGGAGGGCCAGGAGGTTATCCCGGTGGTGGATCCGGTGGTCCAGGAGGACCTGGAGGCTATCCTGGTGGTGGATCCGGTGGTCCAGGAGGACCTGGAGGCTATCCTGGTGGTGGATCCGGTGGTCCAGGAGGACCTGGAGGCTATCCTGGTGGTGGATCCGGTGGTCCTGGAGGACCTGGAGGCTACCCTGGTGGTGGATCCGGTGGTCCAGGAGGACCTGGAGGACAAAGTCCAGGTGGCTATGAAGAACCGTATGACGAAGGCGACTATTCTGCAATCCCTGGCGAACCTGGTCGTGATTATCCTATATACTCTGAAGTACCCGAAACAAGTTTCCGTTGTGAAAATCAACAGTTCCCCGGATATTATGCGGACGTTGAAGCTCAGTGTCAAGTCTTTCATATTTGTGCCAATAACAAAACCTACGATTTCCTTTGTCCTAATGGGACTATATTCCATCAACAGTATTTTGTCTGTGTGTGGTGGAATCAATTTGACTGTAGCACGGCTCCCAATTTCTACtatttgaatgaaaatatttatgattataacATAATGGGAGGTCCTGAAATGTTCCCTGGTGGACCAGGTGGTCCAGGAGGATTACCTGGCATTGGACCTGGTGGACCCGGAGGCCCTGGAGGACCTGGAGGACCAGGTAGTTATCCAGGTGGAACTGGTGGTCCAGGAGGGCCAGGAGGCTATCCTGGTGGCAAACCAGGTGGACCAGGTGGACCTGGCGGACCAGGAGGTCCTGGTGGTTATCCCAGCGGCAGACCAGGTGGTCCCGGAGGACCAGGAGGACCTGGAGGCTATCCTGGTGGTGGACCACAAGGTCCTGGTGGACCTGGAGGACCAGGAGGACCAGGAGGTCCTAGTGGCTATCCTAGCGGTAGACCAGGCGGACCTGGTGGGCCAGGAGGTTATCCCGATGGTGGAGCTGGAGGACCAGGAGGTCCAGGTGGGCCAGGAGGCTATCCTGGTGGAAAACCTGGTGGACCAGGAGGACCAGGAGGGCCAGGAAGTCCTGGAGGTTATCCAGGTGGAGGACCACATGGACCTGGTGGACCAGGAGGACCAGGTGGTTATCCGGGTGGTGGACCCGGAGGGCCAGGAGGACCAGGAGGTTATCCCGGTGGTGGACCCGGAGGGCCAGGAGGGCCAGGAGGGCCAGGAGGTTATCCTGGTGGTCGACCCGGAGGGCCAGGTGGACCAGGAAGTCCTGGCGGCTATCCTAGCGGCAGGCCAGGAGGACCAGGAGGACCAGGAGGATCAGGAAGTCCAGGAGGTTATCCCGGTGGTGGACCTGGCGGTCCAGGAGGACCAGGAGGATCTGGTGGTTATCCTGGTGGAAAACCAGGTGGTCCAGGTGGACCTGGAAGTTACCCTGGCGGTGGTCCCGGAGGTCCGGGAGGACCAGGAGGACCTGGAAGTTACCCTGGCGGTGGTCCTGGAGGCCCAGGAGGACCAGGGGGTCCCGGTAGTCCGGGAAGTCCAGGAGGTTATCCAGGTGGCGGGCCACATGGTCCCGGAGGACCAGGAGGACCCGGTAGTCCAGGAAGTCCGGGAGGTTATCCAGGTGGCGGGTCACATGGTCCTGGTGGAACAGGAGGGCCAGGAGGGCCAGGAGGGCCAGGAGGTTATCCCAGTGGGAAACCAGGTGGTACAGGAGGGCCAGGAGGGCCTGGTGGTTATCCAGGAGGAGGACCCGGGGGTCCAGGGGGATCAGGTGGACCTGGTAGTCCAGGAGGTTATCCAGGAGGAGGACCACATGGTCCCGGTGGTGCAGGTGGGCCAGGAGGATCAGGAGGACCCGGTGGGTATCCTGGTAGCAAACCAGGTGGCCCTGGAGGTTTTCCTGGTGGTGGATCAGGAGGACCAGGGGGTTCAGGTGGACCAGGTGGATCGGGATATCCCGGTGGACCTCAATATTTAGCACCGTCTGAACCTCATGGACCGAGTGGTCCAAGTGGTCCAGGTGGTCCAGGTGGTCCAGGAGGTCCAGGAGGACCCGGATATAGACCAGGTGGCCCATCTTTCCCCAGTGGACCGTCGAGACCTGGTGGTTTTCCTGATGGTAAGCCACCCCATGGAGACACGCCATTTCCTCCACAAGGGCCTTCTAAACCAGAGCGCGAATATTTGCCACCCCGAGTCGGTTAA